In the genome of Salipiger sp. CCB-MM3, one region contains:
- a CDS encoding ABC transporter substrate-binding protein, which yields MQANQTRRNFLKTTGAAAAALAGSAPGMGRAAAPFFKMYMMIPNNQPARMIWGTLAAQQISKLGIDVQSSYVPWSVITPRRTNGEGKSHAEGGWDAYLERYYYNSITPMPNNLFSSTAFPPNGQNYYYVNDEEIDASLKDYAAAREEGPRMEAIHRFEKRWYDIQPMTILFYPEDVIATNPKLSGFTGTTFNPVFFPDPHNWTIEGAEGGATAAFASWQPPQNLTPMYTGGYSDSNVFGPVFNRLYEYKDWETKEIAPALATGHTMSEDGKQWVISLREGVKWHSGEEFTAEDVIFTWKMIMDPAYASAFNAPFVEIFGSPDAFKATGKYEVTIDLPAFTIQFEHWVMNAMQVMPKHVLEGIAPGDLRAHPFNTWNGSYEVTLSDGSTYTAKGGVGTGPWVCQGQDQMRKAFVYAKNADYWQETPGNVETFYVVNIQGSDAVLSALKSGEIDAHDPMYDIGSLVDTIDPSWGKVQTYDSYKWQHVCYNLQHPVFGTGVDTPLGREDPSRAAEAAAYVRQAFSHAMPREQIVQEIASGFGAPGTVPMPFTAPEYAKELLKPIEYDLEIARDFMTKAGYVY from the coding sequence ATGCAAGCAAACCAGACACGCAGAAACTTCCTGAAGACCACCGGCGCCGCCGCGGCGGCACTGGCCGGGTCGGCACCGGGCATGGGCCGCGCCGCGGCACCCTTCTTCAAGATGTATATGATGATCCCCAACAACCAGCCCGCCCGGATGATCTGGGGCACGCTGGCGGCGCAGCAGATCTCGAAGCTGGGGATCGACGTGCAATCGAGCTATGTGCCGTGGTCGGTGATCACCCCGCGGCGCACCAATGGCGAGGGCAAAAGCCACGCCGAGGGCGGCTGGGACGCCTATCTCGAGCGCTATTACTACAACTCGATCACCCCGATGCCGAACAACCTCTTCTCGTCCACGGCCTTCCCGCCGAACGGGCAGAACTACTATTACGTCAATGACGAAGAGATTGATGCCTCGCTCAAGGATTACGCCGCCGCCCGCGAAGAGGGCCCGCGGATGGAGGCAATCCACCGCTTCGAAAAGCGCTGGTATGACATCCAGCCGATGACCATCCTGTTCTACCCCGAGGATGTGATCGCCACGAACCCCAAGCTCTCGGGCTTTACCGGCACCACCTTCAACCCGGTGTTCTTCCCCGACCCGCACAACTGGACGATCGAAGGGGCCGAGGGCGGTGCCACCGCCGCCTTCGCCTCGTGGCAACCGCCGCAGAACCTCACCCCGATGTATACCGGCGGCTATTCGGACTCGAATGTCTTCGGGCCGGTGTTCAACCGCCTTTACGAGTATAAAGACTGGGAAACCAAAGAGATCGCTCCGGCGCTGGCCACCGGCCACACCATGTCGGAGGACGGCAAGCAATGGGTCATCTCGCTGCGCGAAGGCGTGAAATGGCACAGCGGCGAGGAGTTCACCGCCGAGGATGTGATCTTCACCTGGAAGATGATCATGGACCCGGCTTATGCCTCGGCGTTCAACGCGCCCTTCGTCGAGATCTTCGGCTCACCCGACGCCTTCAAGGCCACCGGCAAATACGAGGTCACCATCGATCTGCCCGCCTTCACCATCCAGTTCGAACATTGGGTGATGAACGCCATGCAGGTGATGCCCAAGCACGTTCTGGAAGGCATCGCGCCGGGCGATCTGCGCGCGCATCCGTTCAACACGTGGAATGGCAGCTATGAGGTCACCCTGTCCGACGGCTCGACCTACACCGCCAAAGGCGGCGTCGGCACCGGGCCGTGGGTCTGTCAGGGTCAGGACCAGATGCGCAAGGCCTTCGTCTACGCCAAGAACGCCGACTACTGGCAAGAAACGCCGGGCAACGTCGAGACCTTCTACGTGGTCAACATCCAAGGCTCGGACGCGGTGCTGTCGGCGCTGAAATCCGGAGAGATCGACGCGCATGACCCGATGTATGACATCGGCTCGCTGGTCGACACGATCGACCCCTCGTGGGGCAAGGTGCAGACCTACGACAGCTACAAGTGGCAGCACGTCTGCTACAACCTGCAGCACCCGGTCTTTGGCACCGGCGTCGACACGCCGCTTGGCCGCGAGGACCCGTCGCGCGCCGCCGAGGCTGCGGCCTATGTGCGTCAGGCCTTCAGCCACGCCATGCCGCGCGAGCAGATCGTGCAGGAGATCGCCAGCGGCTTTGGCGCGCCGGGCACGGTGCCTATGCCCTTCACCGCGCCGGAATACGCCAAGGAATTGCTCAAACCCATCGAGTACGACCTCGAGATCGCGCGCGATTTCATGACCAAGGCTGGCTACGTCTACTGA
- a CDS encoding ABC transporter ATP-binding protein, with amino-acid sequence MTAPFAIPDPDLLTVRGLQKLYPVTKRGLFRSRQTGVIRAVDEISFSVARGQTLGLVGESGCGKSTTARSILHLIGASGGEVLLGGQDLLATLGGDDRKAELAMRRRVQYVFQDPYMSLNPRWTIAQTLSEPLRVHALLPPAAWRARVLELLELVGLEPHHADRYPHEFSGGQRQRVGIARALAVDPELLILDEPVSSLDVSVRAQILNLLARLQAELGLTYLFISHDLSSVRFLSTRVAVMYLGKIVEIADVDTLFEAPRHPYTRALLSAIPVPDPDRPAARNTLRGEIPSAMNMPAACRFHTRCPRASAVCAAHEPPMKTQRGHALACHHPLNEPAPAEPLSPDS; translated from the coding sequence ATGACCGCCCCCTTCGCCATCCCCGATCCCGACCTGCTCACCGTGCGCGGGTTGCAGAAGCTCTACCCGGTGACCAAACGCGGCCTCTTTCGCAGCCGCCAGACCGGGGTGATCCGCGCCGTCGACGAGATCTCCTTTTCCGTGGCGCGCGGGCAGACCCTTGGCCTCGTGGGCGAATCCGGCTGCGGCAAGTCGACCACTGCGCGCTCGATCCTGCATCTGATCGGTGCCAGCGGCGGCGAGGTGCTGCTCGGCGGGCAAGACCTGCTGGCGACGCTGGGCGGCGACGACCGCAAGGCCGAACTGGCCATGCGCCGCCGCGTGCAATACGTCTTTCAGGATCCCTATATGTCGCTCAACCCGCGCTGGACCATCGCGCAAACGCTATCCGAGCCGCTGCGGGTGCATGCGCTGCTGCCGCCCGCCGCATGGCGCGCGCGGGTGCTGGAACTGCTGGAACTGGTGGGGCTGGAGCCGCATCACGCCGACCGCTACCCGCATGAGTTCTCGGGCGGTCAGCGCCAGCGCGTCGGCATCGCCCGCGCGCTCGCCGTAGACCCCGAACTGCTGATCCTCGACGAGCCGGTGTCCTCGCTCGACGTCTCGGTGCGGGCGCAGATCCTCAACCTGCTGGCGCGGCTGCAGGCGGAACTGGGGCTGACCTATCTCTTCATCTCGCATGACCTCAGCTCGGTGCGGTTTCTCAGCACCCGCGTCGCGGTGATGTATCTGGGAAAGATCGTCGAGATCGCCGATGTGGACACGCTCTTCGAGGCGCCGCGCCATCCCTACACCCGCGCCCTGCTAAGCGCGATCCCGGTGCCCGATCCCGACCGGCCCGCCGCGCGCAACACGCTGCGCGGCGAGATCCCCAGCGCGATGAACATGCCCGCCGCCTGCCGGTTCCACACCCGCTGCCCGCGCGCCAGTGCGGTCTGCGCCGCGCATGAGCCGCCGATGAAGACCCAGCGCGGCCACGCGCTCGCCTGCCACCACCCGCTGAACGAGCCGGCCCCGGCCGAACCGCTCAGCCCCGACAGTTAA
- a CDS encoding ABC transporter ATP-binding protein, translating to MLSTPASNDPLSRDPSGDPAPGAAPLLEVRGLSVSFGKGASAVPAVMGVGLAVGRQETLCLVGESGSGKSVTSLSLMGLPPAGAQVTGGQVVFEGEDLTRKSAKAMGRVRGKRMAMVFQNPAHSLNPILTIGKQLGEIYAWHTGAGRLETRERVGYLLRQVGITDATSRLNQFPHELSGGMKQRVCIARALLCDPALILADEPTTNLDVTIQAQILDLLDEIKERFHTSILLVTHDMGVVARMADRISVMYSGRICESGAARTVFRDPQHPYTRALLDSTPRIDQRYEQGAQSLPAIGGKPPNPAERPSGCQFNPRCGEAQEDCRRHLPKMTASGPGHAVSCLRRGSLIEEDAA from the coding sequence ATGCTTTCAACCCCCGCGTCAAATGATCCCCTGTCCCGTGATCCCTCCGGTGATCCCGCACCCGGTGCCGCCCCGCTGCTCGAGGTGCGCGGGCTGAGCGTCAGCTTCGGCAAGGGCGCAAGCGCGGTGCCCGCGGTGATGGGTGTCGGTCTCGCCGTCGGGCGGCAGGAAACCCTCTGCCTTGTCGGCGAAAGCGGCTCGGGCAAATCCGTAACCTCGCTGTCGCTGATGGGGCTGCCGCCAGCGGGCGCGCAGGTGACCGGCGGACAGGTGGTCTTCGAGGGCGAGGATCTGACCCGCAAATCCGCAAAAGCCATGGGCCGCGTGCGCGGCAAGCGCATGGCCATGGTGTTCCAGAACCCGGCGCATTCGCTCAACCCGATCCTGACCATCGGCAAGCAACTGGGCGAGATCTACGCATGGCACACCGGGGCGGGCCGGCTCGAGACGCGCGAGCGCGTCGGCTACCTGCTGCGGCAGGTCGGCATCACCGATGCCACCAGCCGTCTGAACCAGTTCCCGCACGAGCTGTCCGGCGGCATGAAACAGCGCGTCTGCATCGCCCGCGCATTGCTCTGCGATCCGGCGCTGATCCTTGCAGACGAGCCCACCACAAACCTCGACGTGACCATTCAGGCGCAGATCCTCGACCTTCTGGATGAGATCAAAGAGCGCTTTCACACGTCGATCCTGCTTGTCACCCACGACATGGGGGTGGTGGCGCGCATGGCCGACCGGATCTCGGTGATGTACTCGGGCCGCATCTGCGAGAGCGGCGCGGCGCGCACGGTCTTTCGCGACCCTCAGCACCCCTACACCCGCGCGCTGCTCGACAGCACGCCGCGCATCGACCAGCGCTATGAGCAGGGCGCGCAGAGCCTGCCGGCGATCGGCGGCAAGCCCCCGAACCCGGCGGAGCGGCCCAGCGGCTGCCAGTTCAATCCGCGCTGCGGCGAGGCGCAGGAGGACTGCCGCCGCCACCTGCCGAAAATGACCGCCAGCGGGCCCGGCCATGCCGTCAGCTGCCTGCGCCGCGGCTCGCTGATCGAGGAGGACGCCGCATGA
- a CDS encoding MBL fold metallo-hydrolase: MKIRLLNENLVSDLCWLAEYGFSAWIEYEGSKIVFDTGWSDVWCRNAETAHIDLDAADVIALSHFHSDHSRGLLFHPFTEKKTLVLHPRVMTALLDPFIEPPDRHLPHRYSDIERKIRADFQIVETVGPYEIAPGAFFLGQIPRVVPFERGYYYEDTMEDDTALAFRTEKGAVVLTGCSHSGICNICTYAKSVTGQDLYAVIGGFHLVHPEKPALDETIAWLRAEGIPRLLPVHCVSFDIQARLQSEFGYDRPGAGSLIEI, from the coding sequence ATGAAGATCCGGCTGTTGAATGAGAACCTCGTCTCCGACTTGTGTTGGCTGGCCGAATACGGGTTTTCCGCCTGGATCGAATACGAAGGCAGCAAGATCGTCTTTGACACGGGCTGGTCCGACGTATGGTGCCGCAACGCCGAAACCGCGCATATCGATCTGGACGCCGCCGACGTCATCGCGCTGTCGCACTTTCACAGTGACCATTCGCGCGGGCTGCTTTTCCATCCGTTCACCGAAAAGAAGACGCTGGTGCTGCACCCACGGGTCATGACGGCGCTGCTTGATCCCTTCATAGAGCCGCCCGACCGCCACCTTCCGCACAGGTATTCCGACATCGAGCGGAAGATCCGTGCGGACTTTCAGATCGTCGAGACGGTCGGGCCCTATGAGATCGCCCCCGGTGCCTTTTTCCTCGGGCAGATCCCAAGGGTCGTCCCCTTCGAGCGGGGCTATTACTATGAGGACACGATGGAGGACGACACGGCTTTGGCCTTCAGGACCGAGAAGGGCGCGGTTGTTCTCACCGGCTGTTCGCACAGCGGGATCTGCAACATCTGCACCTATGCGAAATCGGTGACCGGTCAGGATCTATACGCCGTGATCGGTGGCTTTCATCTGGTCCATCCCGAAAAACCCGCCTTGGATGAAACGATTGCATGGCTCCGCGCCGAAGGCATTCCGCGCCTTTTGCCGGTCCATTGCGTGTCCTTCGACATTCAGGCGCGTCTGCAAAGCGAGTTCGGCTATGACAGGCCGGGGGCGGGTTCGCTG
- a CDS encoding ABC transporter permease, whose amino-acid sequence MQVTQFIIRRLIFSVILLIGVSVIVFALVNAVGNPIEILLAERPGISQQAIDQMTAYYGLDQPAVTRYLIWAGNLLQGDFGTSIIYNQPVWEMITVWGAETMKIQVPGILIALAIATVMAVTAAVRQYSKTDFGVMASAMLGQSLPAFFVGILLILIFSYWLGIFPSYGAYSMRAPLWGSPTLDALWHMVLPVAMLTFFNTAALTLLMRSNLVDILRHDFVTAARASGLPERRIIYGHALRNALIPVLTYLAILFGLMLGTAPVTEAVFTWPGVGYLYINAIQQLDYPVILGVTMAISVMLVLATLLTDIAYVLIDPRIRLD is encoded by the coding sequence TTGCAGGTCACCCAGTTCATCATTCGCCGTCTCATCTTCTCGGTGATCTTGCTCATCGGCGTCAGCGTTATCGTCTTTGCGCTGGTCAACGCCGTGGGCAATCCGATCGAGATCCTCCTTGCCGAACGGCCCGGCATCAGCCAGCAGGCCATCGACCAGATGACCGCCTATTACGGGCTCGATCAGCCGGCGGTGACCCGCTACCTGATCTGGGCCGGAAATCTGCTGCAGGGCGATTTCGGCACCTCGATCATCTACAACCAGCCGGTCTGGGAGATGATCACGGTCTGGGGCGCCGAGACCATGAAGATTCAGGTCCCCGGCATCCTCATCGCGCTGGCCATCGCCACGGTGATGGCCGTGACCGCCGCCGTGCGCCAGTACAGCAAGACCGACTTCGGGGTCATGGCCAGCGCCATGCTCGGCCAGTCGCTGCCCGCCTTCTTCGTCGGCATCCTGCTGATCCTCATCTTCTCTTACTGGCTGGGCATCTTCCCCTCTTACGGGGCCTATTCCATGCGCGCGCCGCTCTGGGGCAGCCCGACGCTCGACGCGCTGTGGCATATGGTGCTGCCGGTGGCGATGCTGACCTTCTTCAACACCGCCGCGCTGACGCTGCTGATGCGCTCGAACCTCGTGGACATCCTGCGCCATGACTTCGTCACCGCCGCCCGCGCCAGCGGCCTGCCCGAGCGGCGCATCATCTACGGCCACGCGCTGCGCAACGCGCTGATCCCGGTGCTGACCTATCTGGCCATCCTCTTCGGGCTGATGCTGGGCACCGCTCCGGTGACCGAGGCCGTCTTCACCTGGCCCGGTGTCGGCTACCTCTACATCAACGCGATCCAGCAGCTCGATTACCCGGTGATCCTCGGCGTCACCATGGCGATCTCGGTGATGCTCGTGCTGGCCACGCTGCTCACCGACATCGCCTACGTGCTCATTGATCCCCGCATCAGACTGGACTGA
- a CDS encoding ABC transporter permease has product MASIDPLTPAASPKAARPEMPRGMWAQGWSRFRRNRTGMLGLVLVSFVVLVAILSPLIAPYAADDQSAMLNFGSRAAPSLAHPFGTDRMGYDVFTRVVYGAPTALAVGLGTMLVASVLGLLIGGISGYVGGWADEVMMRITEFFLVLPVFVVILAVVRLFGVIVVGTPLEEIPYLNLSTIVVLLGLFGWPPIARIARAEFMRLKSMEFVEAARCIGATRSDILMRHILPNAMPSLVVIIALGIGSAILSEAMVSFLGFGDPEAISWGQLLYFNYENLRVSPWASIAPSAAIFITVLGFNLLADGLSDAFNPRVK; this is encoded by the coding sequence ATGGCCTCGATTGATCCTCTCACCCCAGCCGCCAGCCCCAAGGCGGCACGGCCCGAGATGCCGCGCGGCATGTGGGCACAGGGCTGGTCGCGCTTCCGCCGCAACCGTACCGGCATGCTGGGTCTCGTGCTGGTAAGCTTCGTGGTGCTGGTGGCGATCCTCTCGCCGCTGATCGCGCCCTATGCCGCCGACGACCAGTCGGCGATGCTCAACTTCGGCTCGCGCGCCGCCCCCAGCCTCGCGCATCCCTTCGGCACCGACCGTATGGGCTATGACGTCTTCACCCGCGTGGTCTATGGCGCCCCCACGGCGCTGGCGGTGGGGCTCGGCACCATGCTGGTCGCCTCGGTGCTGGGGCTGCTGATCGGCGGCATCAGCGGCTATGTCGGCGGTTGGGCCGACGAGGTGATGATGCGCATCACCGAATTCTTCCTCGTGCTGCCGGTGTTTGTGGTCATCCTTGCCGTGGTCCGGCTCTTCGGGGTGATCGTGGTCGGCACCCCGCTCGAAGAGATCCCCTATCTCAACCTCAGCACAATCGTCGTGCTGCTTGGCCTCTTCGGCTGGCCGCCCATCGCGCGCATCGCCCGCGCCGAGTTCATGCGCCTGAAAAGCATGGAGTTCGTCGAGGCCGCCCGCTGCATCGGCGCCACCCGCAGCGACATTCTGATGCGCCACATCCTGCCCAACGCCATGCCGTCGCTGGTGGTGATCATCGCGCTGGGGATCGGCTCGGCCATCCTTTCGGAGGCGATGGTCAGCTTCCTCGGCTTCGGCGACCCCGAGGCGATCAGCTGGGGCCAGCTTCTCTATTTCAACTACGAGAACCTCAGGGTCTCGCCCTGGGCCTCCATCGCCCCGAGCGCGGCGATCTTCATCACGGTTCTTGGTTTCAACCTTCTTGCAGATGGGCTGTCCGATGCTTTCAACCCCCGCGTCAAATGA